The DNA segment AGCATTTCCCGCGTGTAGAGGTTCTCGACCTGCGGCGGCCCGCCGGTCGCGTATTCGATCTGCTGGCGCCCGTAACCCTCGACGAGCAGCAGGCCGCCCGGCACCAGCGCGCGGCGGAACTGGGCGAAGAGACGTGCGCGCTCGTCCGGTGCGGCAAACTGGATGAAGATGGCGGCGATCACGTCGTAGCGCGCCGTCGGCCACGGCCACGCGCGCACGTCCGCGACCTCGAAGTGCACCGTCACCCCGTGTTCGGCGGCAAGTCGCTGCGCCTTCTCGACGGCCCGCGGGGAAATCTCGACCGCGTCCACGGTCAGCCCGCGCGTGGCCAGCCACACGCTGTTGCGGCCTTCGCCGTCGGCGACCGACAGCGCGCGTGCGCCAGGTGGGAGCCGATGCGCCTCTCCGACCAGAAAGCGGTTCGGCTCGGTGCCGAAGATGTACTCGTCGGTGGCGAAACGCGCGTCCCAGACCGATCCCGCGTCGTCGT comes from the Betaproteobacteria bacterium genome and includes:
- a CDS encoding class I SAM-dependent methyltransferase, coding for MAGYDDAGSVWDARFATDEYIFGTEPNRFLVGEAHRLPPGARALSVADGEGRNSVWLATRGLTVDAVEISPRAVEKAQRLAAEHGVTVHFEVADVRAWPWPTARYDVIAAIFIQFAAPDERARLFAQFRRALVPGGLLLVEGYGRQQIEYATGGPPQVENLYTREMLAEAFHDFDILVLDAREDWLEEGVKHVGRSALVDLVARKRGPTDLPAPPPGAVT